In Synechococcus sp. PCC 6312, one genomic interval encodes:
- a CDS encoding cysteine desulfurase family protein, with product MQIYLDYSATTPCRPEAMASMNRVMAQAWGNPSSLHEWGQRAATVLEQARMQVASLINSSPLGIVFTSGGTESNNLAIYGVARQFSSPQHLIISSVEHAAVSQPMAFLESQGWQVTRLPVDRWGRVNPRDLDQAIQANTVLVSVIYGQSEVGTLQPISELAKICRNRDVLFHTDAVQVAGRLPVDVQALGVDLLSLSSHKLYGPQGVGALYIRPGVELHPFLAGGMQESGLRAGTQALPNIAGFGIAAELAEVELLEEIARLQTLRERLFAQLYACPQLQPTGHRLYRLPHHLSFTVIDAYGTPLSGKTLVRQLNLAGIGVSSGSACNSGKSIPSPVLRAMGYDDGLAKSSLRLTLGKHTTAADIDWVGLVLPQVIERVTQAPVLMC from the coding sequence ATGCAAATTTATTTAGACTACAGTGCTACTACGCCCTGTCGCCCAGAAGCTATGGCCAGCATGAATCGGGTCATGGCCCAGGCCTGGGGGAATCCATCCAGCTTGCATGAATGGGGGCAGCGCGCGGCAACAGTCTTAGAACAGGCCCGGATGCAGGTGGCCAGCCTCATCAACAGTTCTCCCCTCGGCATTGTCTTTACATCTGGCGGTACAGAGTCCAATAACCTGGCCATATACGGGGTAGCCCGTCAATTCTCGTCCCCGCAACATTTGATTATTTCCTCTGTAGAACACGCTGCCGTCAGTCAACCCATGGCTTTTTTAGAATCTCAAGGCTGGCAGGTGACCCGTCTACCCGTGGATCGCTGGGGGCGAGTTAACCCTAGGGACTTAGATCAGGCTATCCAGGCCAATACGGTGTTGGTTTCGGTCATTTACGGGCAAAGCGAAGTTGGGACACTCCAGCCGATTTCAGAACTGGCGAAAATCTGTCGTAATCGTGATGTTCTGTTTCATACGGATGCAGTACAAGTTGCCGGGCGTTTACCCGTTGATGTCCAGGCCCTAGGGGTTGATTTACTTTCCCTCTCCAGCCACAAGCTCTATGGCCCCCAGGGCGTTGGGGCATTATACATTCGGCCGGGTGTCGAATTACATCCTTTTCTGGCTGGGGGAATGCAGGAGTCGGGGCTGCGGGCTGGGACACAAGCCTTACCCAATATTGCTGGCTTTGGGATTGCGGCTGAATTGGCTGAAGTAGAACTCTTGGAGGAAATAGCCCGCTTGCAAACGCTCCGGGAACGCCTCTTTGCCCAACTTTATGCCTGCCCACAACTACAACCTACGGGCCATCGTCTCTATCGGTTGCCCCACCACCTGAGCTTTACAGTGATCGATGCCTATGGAACACCGCTGAGTGGAAAGACCCTCGTGCGTCAACTGAATTTAGCGGGTATTGGCGTAAGTTCTGGCTCGGCTTGTAACAGTGGTAAATCCATTCCTAGTCCGGTCTTAAGAGCAATGGGCTATGACGATGGGCTGGCTAAATCGAGTTTACGGCTGACCCTGGGTAAACACACCACCGCAGCGGATATTGATTGGGTCGGTCTAGTCCTGCCGCAAGTGATTGAGCGAGTCACCCAGGCCCCGGTACTGATGTGTTAG
- a CDS encoding carbonic anhydrase: protein MMMPVSRRAALELLGEISRWGVTYPAWKAFGLEHALPINNHQSKTMEIPNTPTTALDRLLAGNQRFVQNKSLHPHQDVRQLAVVTETQTPFAAILSCADARVIPEIIFDQGIGDLFVVRVAGNIAITEEIASEEYAVTILKTPLIVVLGHERCGAVTATLSGKNLPGVMSSLTTAIQPAIALAQTEPGDLLTNAIKANVRLQVQRLKNSPVLAEAIRAEALNIVGAYYELASGAVRFLG from the coding sequence ATGATGATGCCTGTTTCACGCCGCGCTGCCTTGGAATTATTAGGGGAGATCAGTCGGTGGGGGGTGACTTACCCGGCCTGGAAGGCTTTTGGCCTAGAACATGCGCTCCCCATTAATAACCACCAAAGCAAGACTATGGAAATTCCCAATACCCCGACCACCGCCCTAGATCGTTTACTTGCTGGTAATCAACGTTTTGTCCAGAATAAGTCCCTTCATCCCCATCAAGATGTTCGTCAGCTAGCGGTTGTCACGGAGACACAAACTCCCTTTGCCGCCATTCTCAGTTGTGCCGATGCCCGGGTCATTCCTGAAATTATTTTCGATCAAGGAATTGGTGATCTCTTTGTTGTGCGTGTGGCCGGAAATATTGCCATTACTGAAGAAATCGCTAGTGAAGAGTATGCCGTAACAATTCTAAAAACCCCCTTAATTGTTGTTCTCGGCCATGAACGGTGCGGGGCTGTTACAGCTACCTTGAGCGGCAAAAACCTACCCGGAGTTATGTCTTCTCTAACTACTGCCATTCAACCCGCAATTGCCCTCGCCCAAACCGAACCTGGTGATCTTTTGACCAATGCCATTAAAGCCAATGTCCGACTTCAGGTACAGCGGCTAAAAAACTCTCCGGTGCTTGCCGAGGCCATTCGTGCAGAAGCATTAAACATTGTTGGGGCTTATTATGAGTTGGCCAGTGGGGCTGTCCGGTTCTTAGGCTAA